Proteins from one Chroococcidiopsis sp. CCMEE 29 genomic window:
- a CDS encoding DUF2269 family protein, with amino-acid sequence MPKLNVKQKNLLLSAHVVFAALWSGTVLSMFVLALRNQNSTNADVLHALNSAINLLDDYVVIPSALGSLLTGTLLCWLTVWGFFKHYWVIAKWIGTVALIVTGTFWLFPWANAATAISEAQRLQALENPLYSFDAKAVLIGTIVQVSCLLALIAISLLKPWGRRPVREQKSASSG; translated from the coding sequence ATGCCAAAACTTAACGTCAAGCAAAAAAATTTGCTGTTGTCTGCTCACGTTGTGTTTGCTGCGCTTTGGAGTGGAACAGTGTTGAGTATGTTCGTGCTCGCGTTGAGAAACCAAAACTCAACGAATGCAGATGTGCTACATGCCTTGAATTCAGCAATTAACCTATTGGATGATTATGTGGTCATTCCTTCTGCGCTTGGTTCATTGCTCACAGGTACATTGCTTTGTTGGTTAACTGTTTGGGGATTTTTCAAGCATTACTGGGTGATTGCCAAGTGGATTGGAACCGTTGCCCTGATCGTTACTGGAACATTTTGGCTATTCCCTTGGGCAAATGCTGCCACTGCTATTTCTGAAGCTCAAAGGCTGCAAGCCTTGGAGAATCCGCTCTATAGCTTTGATGCCAAAGCAGTGCTGATTGGAACGATTGTGCAAGTTTCCTGTCTTTTAGCCCTGATTGCGATTTCTTTACTCAAGCCGTGGGGAAGACGACCTGTGAGAGAGCAAAAGTCAGCGAGTTCTGGTTAA
- the purC gene encoding phosphoribosylaminoimidazolesuccinocarboxamide synthase, which yields MSAQSLLYEGKAKIIYTTDDPEIVLAHFKDDATAFNAQKRGSISGKGEINCTISTALFQYLEKLGIPTHFIDSVSPNQMRVMRLRILPLEVVVRNIAAGSLCQQTGLPLGTVLKQPLVEFYYKNDALGDPLLTRDRLLLLELATPEQIAQLQQLALQINQYLSDFFKKCGITLVDFKLEFGLDSQGQLRLADEISPDTCRLWNQADTDPNNRVMDKDRFRRDLGNVEDAYQQVLKLVLAQTANQD from the coding sequence ATGTCCGCCCAATCATTGCTCTACGAAGGCAAAGCGAAAATTATTTACACTACGGACGACCCAGAAATTGTCCTGGCTCATTTCAAAGATGATGCCACTGCCTTTAACGCCCAGAAGCGTGGCAGCATCTCTGGTAAAGGCGAAATTAACTGCACCATCTCCACAGCGCTGTTTCAGTATTTGGAGAAGCTTGGCATTCCAACTCACTTCATTGACAGTGTGAGTCCCAATCAAATGCGGGTGATGCGATTGCGAATTTTGCCCTTAGAAGTGGTTGTCAGGAACATTGCAGCTGGGAGTCTCTGTCAACAAACAGGGTTGCCGCTAGGCACCGTTTTGAAACAGCCACTAGTGGAGTTTTATTACAAAAATGATGCACTCGGAGATCCTCTATTAACGCGCGATCGCCTGTTGTTGCTGGAATTAGCAACTCCAGAACAAATTGCTCAATTACAGCAGTTGGCATTGCAAATCAATCAATATCTTTCAGACTTTTTCAAGAAATGCGGTATTACCCTGGTAGACTTCAAACTGGAGTTTGGTTTGGATTCGCAAGGGCAGTTGCGATTGGCAGATGAAATTAGCCCTGACACCTGCCGCCTGTGGAACCAAGCAGACACTGACCCTAATAACCGGGTAATGGACAAAGACCGCTTTCGTCGCGATCTGGGAAACGTGGAAGACGCTTACCAGCAAGTTCTAAAACTGGTTCTAGCTCAGACAGCTAATCAAGACTAG
- the fabZ gene encoding 3-hydroxyacyl-ACP dehydratase FabZ, whose protein sequence is MSTLIEVNSPDSPASADANQHLTHNAIAPTPTKTVLSVEEIHKLLPHRYPFALVDRIIEYVPGKRAVGIKNITFNEPHFQGHFPGRPLMPGVLIVEAMAQVGGVVLTQLPEMEGGLFVFAGMDKVRFRRQVVPGDQLVMTVELLCIKRRRFGKMQARAEVDSQLAAEGELLFSLVD, encoded by the coding sequence ATGTCAACCCTGATTGAAGTTAATTCCCCTGATTCTCCTGCGTCTGCTGATGCCAATCAGCATCTAACTCACAACGCCATTGCTCCGACACCAACCAAAACGGTTCTCTCGGTTGAAGAAATTCATAAACTGTTGCCCCACCGCTATCCTTTTGCACTTGTAGACCGAATTATTGAGTATGTGCCTGGAAAGCGAGCAGTCGGCATCAAAAATATCACTTTCAATGAACCCCATTTTCAGGGACATTTCCCAGGAAGACCACTGATGCCTGGGGTACTGATTGTGGAAGCGATGGCACAAGTCGGGGGTGTTGTGCTGACCCAGTTGCCAGAAATGGAAGGCGGTCTATTCGTGTTTGCTGGGATGGATAAAGTTCGGTTTCGCCGCCAAGTAGTGCCAGGCGACCAACTGGTAATGACAGTGGAACTGTTGTGTATCAAGCGGCGTCGTTTTGGTAAAATGCAGGCTCGTGCTGAAGTGGATAGCCAGCTGGCTGCTGAAGGCGAACTGCTGTTTTCCCTTGTGGACTGA
- the lpxA gene encoding acyl-ACP--UDP-N-acetylglucosamine O-acyltransferase translates to MKTLIHPTAVIHPGAELHPTVQVGPYAVIGEQVKVGAETVIGAHAVLEGLTEIGARNQIFPGATIGLEPQDLKYDGGLSLVKIGDGNRIREYVTINRATRTGEVTLIGNGNLLMAYVHVAHNCVIEDSVVISNAVALAGHVHIESRAVIGGVLGIHQFVRIGRLAMVGGMSRIDRDVPPYMLVEGNPARVRSLNLVGLKRAGIAEAEQGRVFQNLKKAFRLLYRSGLPHNQALEQLDLLADEEHVQHLRQFLRLSQMEGRRGCIPGSRPQKNDELWAIN, encoded by the coding sequence TTGAAGACACTGATTCATCCAACTGCTGTGATCCATCCTGGAGCAGAGCTGCATCCGACGGTGCAGGTCGGTCCCTATGCGGTGATTGGAGAGCAAGTGAAAGTTGGTGCTGAAACTGTGATTGGCGCTCATGCAGTACTAGAGGGTCTGACAGAAATTGGGGCAAGGAATCAAATTTTTCCAGGAGCCACAATTGGGTTGGAACCGCAGGATCTGAAGTATGATGGCGGTCTATCCCTAGTGAAAATTGGTGATGGCAACCGGATTCGAGAATATGTCACGATTAACCGAGCAACTCGTACAGGTGAAGTCACGTTGATTGGTAATGGCAACTTATTGATGGCTTACGTCCATGTAGCTCATAACTGTGTAATTGAAGACTCGGTAGTGATCTCAAATGCAGTGGCGTTAGCTGGTCATGTTCACATTGAATCACGGGCGGTCATTGGGGGAGTTTTAGGCATCCATCAATTTGTCCGAATTGGTAGGTTGGCAATGGTAGGTGGAATGAGCCGCATCGACCGGGATGTACCGCCATATATGCTGGTAGAGGGAAATCCAGCACGGGTGCGATCGCTCAACCTTGTAGGACTAAAACGAGCCGGGATTGCTGAAGCTGAGCAAGGGCGGGTGTTCCAAAATCTCAAAAAAGCTTTCCGCCTTCTCTACCGCTCCGGCTTACCTCACAATCAAGCCTTAGAACAGCTGGATCTGCTAGCTGATGAGGAACACGTGCAGCACCTGCGCCAATTCCTCCGACTGTCTCAAATGGAAGGACGGCGTGGCTGCATACCAGGCTCGCGTCCTCAAAAGAACGATGAGTTATGGGCGATCAATTGA
- a CDS encoding BamA/TamA family outer membrane protein: protein MRLSPVWVAIAAIASFRQAALTQVPAAYAAPINSSTPTNGQTSESSAGGSEPEILSAVAREFPSNSVIVPVLPVQPEVLQAQAPTTSAPAGTNNTTPNNNPQTPAEPIVPPGGIESTPIQETPAQPRIPLTPGRPSPGTVPSQSPGEGIPPNQQLPTAAPEPPADPIIRPPGTEAVPQQETPGQIQIPVTPGAPTPGAIPSPPTIPAPAPAPVPPAAQPEPAPELAPPTPAPEAAEPRVLVAEVAVRGEQVELPQELQNQVYGAIRTQPGRTTTRSQLQEDINAIFATGFFSNVRAIPEDTSLGVRVSFVVQPNPVLRNVQVQANPGTKVPSVLPPKVVNDVFQEQYGTILNLRRLQEGIKRLNQWYQENGYVLAQVVEAPQVAPDGTVTLQIAEGVVEDIQVRFIREGEATNEEGQPIRGRTRDFIITRELQLEPGQVFNRNTVQTDLQRIYGLGIFEDVQVSLNPGQDPRQVVVLVNVEERRSGSVAAGAGFSSASGLFGTISYQEQNLGGNNQRLGAELQVGERDVLFDVRFTDPWIAGDPFRTSYTVNGFRRRSISLVFDGDDENIVVGDDAVRPRVVRTGGAVTFSRPLSRNPLERAEWTASAGLQYQRIAVRDNDGEISPTGRLDVEGGPQDIPLSISPDGTDDLLTLQLGAVRDLRNNPLTPTSGSLLRFGVEQSIPIGSGSILLNRLRGSYSQYVPVNFTNFAEGPETLAFNLQAGTVIGDLPPYEAFSIGGTNSVRGYDDGQVGSGRSFVQATAEYRFPIFSVVGGTLFVDVGSDLGTTGNVPGRPGELLGKPGTGFGYGVGVRVQSPLGPLRIDYGFNDEGDSRLHFGIGERF from the coding sequence ATGCGTTTATCTCCCGTTTGGGTGGCAATAGCAGCGATCGCTAGCTTTCGGCAAGCAGCGCTGACGCAGGTACCTGCGGCATACGCAGCCCCCATTAATTCCTCGACTCCTACAAATGGACAAACCTCTGAATCATCTGCTGGAGGTAGTGAGCCAGAAATATTGTCAGCTGTTGCTAGGGAATTCCCAAGTAACAGCGTAATTGTTCCAGTCTTGCCTGTTCAACCAGAGGTGCTACAGGCGCAAGCTCCCACAACCTCAGCTCCAGCTGGAACGAACAATACAACGCCAAACAATAATCCTCAAACTCCTGCTGAACCAATAGTTCCACCGGGTGGAATAGAATCAACACCAATACAAGAAACACCCGCTCAACCTCGAATTCCACTCACTCCCGGTAGACCTTCACCAGGTACCGTGCCTAGTCAGTCACCTGGTGAAGGAATCCCCCCTAACCAACAGCTACCAACCGCGGCTCCTGAGCCTCCTGCCGACCCAATCATTCGTCCTCCAGGCACTGAAGCGGTACCACAACAAGAAACGCCTGGTCAAATTCAAATTCCCGTCACTCCTGGCGCACCTACTCCCGGGGCCATTCCAAGTCCCCCAACGATACCAGCACCAGCACCAGCACCAGTACCACCAGCTGCCCAACCAGAGCCAGCGCCAGAACTTGCCCCGCCGACACCAGCACCAGAGGCAGCAGAACCGCGAGTATTGGTGGCAGAAGTGGCGGTGAGGGGCGAACAAGTCGAATTGCCCCAGGAACTGCAAAACCAAGTCTATGGCGCCATTCGTACTCAACCCGGACGAACAACAACGCGATCGCAACTGCAAGAAGATATTAATGCGATCTTTGCGACTGGTTTTTTCTCAAATGTCCGCGCCATACCGGAGGATACATCCTTAGGCGTGCGGGTGTCCTTTGTGGTCCAGCCTAACCCAGTTTTACGCAATGTCCAAGTGCAAGCCAATCCTGGCACGAAAGTCCCATCCGTCCTACCACCCAAGGTGGTGAATGACGTCTTTCAAGAACAGTACGGTACCATCCTCAATCTGCGTCGCCTTCAGGAGGGCATCAAGCGGTTAAACCAGTGGTATCAAGAAAATGGTTACGTATTAGCGCAGGTGGTTGAGGCGCCGCAAGTAGCACCAGACGGAACAGTTACACTGCAAATAGCAGAAGGTGTAGTAGAAGACATTCAAGTCCGTTTTATCAGAGAAGGCGAAGCAACAAACGAAGAGGGACAACCAATTCGAGGTCGGACACGCGATTTCATCATCACGCGGGAACTGCAATTAGAACCGGGACAAGTATTCAACCGCAATACTGTGCAAACCGACCTCCAGCGGATTTATGGACTAGGCATCTTTGAAGATGTACAAGTTTCGCTCAACCCCGGTCAAGATCCCCGCCAGGTAGTTGTACTCGTAAACGTCGAGGAACGTAGAAGCGGCTCTGTAGCGGCAGGAGCTGGTTTCAGTTCTGCTAGTGGCTTATTTGGCACTATCAGCTATCAAGAGCAAAACTTGGGCGGAAACAACCAAAGGCTGGGGGCAGAGTTACAGGTGGGTGAGCGGGACGTGCTGTTTGATGTCCGCTTTACAGACCCTTGGATCGCCGGAGACCCCTTCCGGACTTCCTACACAGTGAATGGGTTTAGACGGCGATCGATTTCGTTAGTTTTTGATGGCGATGACGAAAACATTGTAGTGGGGGACGATGCCGTTCGCCCTCGCGTGGTGCGAACAGGCGGCGCTGTCACCTTTTCCCGTCCCTTGTCCCGAAATCCACTGGAAAGAGCTGAATGGACAGCTTCAGCGGGTTTGCAGTATCAACGAATTGCCGTCCGTGATAATGATGGTGAAATTAGCCCCACAGGACGGCTCGACGTAGAAGGAGGCCCCCAAGATATTCCTCTTAGCATCTCTCCGGATGGTACAGACGACCTACTCACCTTGCAGCTGGGAGCAGTGCGCGATCTGCGGAATAACCCCCTAACACCTACCAGTGGTTCTCTGCTGCGATTTGGCGTTGAGCAGTCTATTCCAATCGGCTCCGGTAGCATTCTGCTCAACCGACTGCGGGGTAGCTACAGCCAATACGTACCCGTAAACTTTACTAACTTTGCCGAAGGACCGGAAACTCTTGCTTTTAACTTGCAAGCGGGAACTGTAATCGGCGATCTGCCTCCCTATGAAGCTTTTTCAATAGGTGGTACTAACTCCGTTCGCGGCTATGACGATGGACAAGTAGGCAGTGGACGCAGTTTCGTTCAGGCAACCGCTGAGTATCGCTTCCCAATTTTCTCCGTGGTCGGCGGCACATTATTCGTTGATGTTGGTAGTGATTTGGGAACCACTGGGAATGTGCCTGGGAGACCCGGTGAATTACTAGGCAAACCAGGTACTGGCTTTGGCTACGGGGTCGGTGTCCGCGTGCAGTCACCATTAGGACCACTGCGAATTGATTACGGTTTCAATGATGAAGGCGATAGCCGTCTCCACTTTGGAATTGGAGAACGCTTCTAG
- a CDS encoding MarR family transcriptional regulator has protein sequence MSTSSTKLEFVKKWRHALAPYNLGYKLKLASQLMYRDFLERLQPYGLTPFHYLVLCCLWEEDGLSTSGIAEKLGQLGATLTGVVDRMEDRKLVYRERDPEDRRMVRIWLTPEGEQLKDALPQIGEQTIDKALKGISKAERELVSKLLDRIVSNVS, from the coding sequence ATGTCTACTTCATCAACCAAGCTGGAATTCGTGAAGAAATGGCGACACGCTCTCGCTCCTTACAATTTGGGATACAAACTCAAGTTGGCATCACAGCTAATGTATCGAGATTTCTTAGAGCGGCTTCAACCCTATGGATTGACGCCGTTTCATTACCTTGTACTGTGTTGCCTTTGGGAAGAAGATGGTCTTTCTACGTCTGGAATTGCCGAGAAGCTAGGACAGTTGGGAGCAACCCTCACCGGCGTTGTGGATCGGATGGAAGACCGCAAGCTTGTCTATCGGGAGCGCGATCCAGAAGACCGACGCATGGTGAGAATCTGGCTGACTCCTGAAGGAGAGCAATTAAAAGATGCCTTACCCCAAATTGGCGAGCAGACCATCGATAAAGCACTCAAAGGCATTTCTAAAGCAGAGCGAGAACTCGTATCGAAGTTACTAGATCGCATTGTCTCCAACGTTTCCTGA
- the lpxC gene encoding UDP-3-O-acyl-N-acetylglucosamine deacetylase: MSQHTLAAEINQSGVGLHSGTTTHVRVLPAAVGQGRCFVRVDIPSQPIIPARVEAVSQTVLSTQLGKGKADVRTVEHLLAALAGCGVDNARIEIDGPEVPLLDGSAQLWVEAIAAVGLVSQSEPRVVPQLSEPIWVYRGDAFVAALPAPETRFTYGIDFELSAIGNQWHSWLPMFLSPEEVELSSFAQEIAPARTFGLATQIDQLRQQGLIKGGSLDNALVCGPEGWLNPPLRFPNEPARHKILDLVGDLSLLGTFPTAHFLAYKASHNLHIQLAQRILDSKFSSLNGL, from the coding sequence TTGTCTCAACACACCTTAGCAGCTGAGATTAATCAGTCAGGGGTGGGGCTGCACAGTGGTACGACGACTCACGTCCGGGTGCTACCAGCAGCAGTGGGACAGGGACGCTGCTTTGTGCGAGTGGATATCCCCTCACAACCGATAATTCCAGCCCGAGTTGAGGCAGTTAGTCAGACTGTTCTCTCGACTCAACTGGGTAAAGGTAAAGCTGATGTCCGAACAGTGGAGCATTTGTTGGCAGCACTGGCGGGTTGTGGCGTGGATAATGCCCGGATTGAAATCGATGGTCCAGAAGTGCCGCTTTTGGATGGTTCAGCGCAATTATGGGTGGAAGCGATCGCTGCTGTGGGGTTAGTGTCTCAATCAGAGCCGCGAGTAGTGCCACAACTGTCGGAACCAATTTGGGTTTATCGGGGCGATGCCTTTGTTGCTGCCCTACCAGCACCAGAAACTCGCTTTACCTACGGCATTGACTTTGAGCTATCAGCAATTGGTAACCAGTGGCATAGCTGGTTGCCAATGTTTTTGTCTCCAGAAGAGGTTGAACTCTCTTCCTTTGCTCAGGAAATTGCTCCAGCTCGAACCTTTGGTTTAGCGACCCAGATTGACCAACTACGACAGCAGGGTTTAATTAAAGGTGGGAGTCTAGATAATGCCTTAGTTTGTGGTCCTGAAGGATGGCTTAATCCACCTTTAAGATTTCCAAATGAACCAGCACGTCATAAAATTTTAGACTTAGTGGGAGATTTGAGTTTACTGGGAACTTTTCCCACTGCTCATTTCCTTGCCTACAAAGCAAGCCACAACCTGCACATTCAACTCGCTCAAAGGATTTTAGATTCTAAGTTTTCGAGTTTAAATGGGCTCTGA